Within Vicia villosa cultivar HV-30 ecotype Madison, WI linkage group LG1, Vvil1.0, whole genome shotgun sequence, the genomic segment TTGAGCCAgacatctttttcttcttcttttctcttaGCGTTCCTGTTGTTATTCTTGATTTCTTGTGTCTCACGTATGTAGAAAATTTAATTTAATGTCTCATAATTTCAACGTGGTTTCAAATTTATAAGGTATGTAAAAACTAAGTGACAGATCCGAAAATGAATGCATATGAAAGGTAACTGTAAAACCACCACACAAACTTACCCAATAACAATTGTCCATCCATTTATATAGGAAATCTATTTTTATACTCTTAAAAATAGGTGTAAAAAGAACTATAATCACAGTTATATAACTAACATAACATGAACTTGGTTTAATTTTACAAAACATTAGGACAATTAAAATCTAGCTTATTTATTCGTATTATTCAAATTTATAGTGCTTATCAACACCAACGGAAACATCCCAAGTACAACTCATCCCTTTAGGAAACACAACCAAGTCACCAGCAGCAATTTCAACAGCTTCATTAGCTCCACTAGGAGTGACCTTCACTTTTCCTTCTAGAAGATAGCATGTCTCTTTTGCATCATATGTCCATGGAAAATTGCTTGGAGGACAACCCcatctgttttaatttatatacataaaaaatattacttAGAATAATAGAAATTGTGAGGGAAATGTGAGAAGATAATGAATACATGAGGTTTTTACTTGGGCCATTGTCTAACACCAAGTTGAGTGAGCTTGGACTCAGGAGGGTTCCTCTCAATCTTGATGCCAAGTTTTTCTGTGACAGCTGCTCTTACAACTCTTGTCCTTGTTGAAGCCAAATGTTTGGTTTTTGAGGAAAATAGATAAGGGTTGGGTGATGATAGAGTTCCTACACATGATGATGCCATTGAATAATTTGTTAAGTTTTGATATTTGGAGTTGAATCGTGATAATTGTTATGTTAAGTTTATCTTGGTTTTTCGTTCACTCATTTCTcatcttttgtcttttctagaATCTAGACAAACCAAGGCAATCACTCTAGGAATGTTCTAGGAGGAGGAAGTAAATAAAGTTAAAAggtttcatttgttttttttttcttctttgcaaCAATAACAAGTCTATTATGCAACAATATTTTGAGTTTTCTTGGCCACATAGAAGTAACTTTAAAATCTTATcactttatttatttacagtttgttttttgaaatgaaaattttaattagttaaaacattattattattattattattattattattattattattattattattattattattattattattattattattattattattattattattattattattattattattattattattattattattattattattattattattattattattattattattattattattattatcagggccggccctgggcctgggcaagcaggcccacagcccagggcctcaaaaaaaaAAGGGcctcaaaaaaaaatttatatgttgtATGAATTATAcagtaaaataattatatatattttattttgaaaaccgaCAGTGTGAAGTACTTATGGCGCAGCGGCAATGACTATGATCAATTTAGTTGAAGTTGCAGGTTCGATACTTGCAGTCATGATTTATGTTTTTAAgccatgttttatgtttttaattatttattttaataaacttcCAAGTAGTTAAGTAACTCAATTGCTAACTACtactttttattatatatataatattcaaCTTAATAGTTGTCTTTTGTAATCAAATGTTCAaaagtttattatataattaaattataagaaatactactgtatattatataattattataagaaatgattTATGTTTTTAAgccatgttttatgtttttaattatttattttaaataaacttcCAAGTAGTTAAGTAACTCAATTGCTAACTACtactttttattatatatataatattcaaCTTTCTGATTTTATTCctttaatatcaattttaaataaTAGTTGTCTTATGTAATCAAATGTTCAaaagtttattatataattaaattat encodes:
- the LOC131644262 gene encoding uncharacterized protein LOC131644262, producing the protein MASSCVGTLSSPNPYLFSSKTKHLASTRTRVVRAAVTEKLGIKIERNPPESKLTQLGVRQWPKWGCPPSNFPWTYDAKETCYLLEGKVKVTPSGANEAVEIAAGDLVVFPKGMSCTWDVSVGVDKHYKFE